Proteins co-encoded in one Halorussus lipolyticus genomic window:
- a CDS encoding HVO_0476 family zinc finger protein, protein MSETAERVAVTCPSCSPDVETVHEVLKGGSGQFTVRCTECSHVHKTKIEAEEEVERDVIVSQDGDSFTATVEAPPEETVASGEEFVLETPEAIMVVRITDLQLGDEKRTDEAKVEDVETFWTRAVDNVRVNVTINPSVGNRDDSRSVKIDVPGDKEFEVGKIEEFGDEEFEVKSIAVRDDATGYHFNPMSEEGDSAVAKDIKRVYADDQTSSAWSAW, encoded by the coding sequence ATGAGCGAAACTGCGGAGCGCGTCGCGGTGACGTGTCCCTCCTGCTCGCCCGACGTGGAGACGGTCCACGAGGTCCTCAAGGGCGGGAGCGGACAGTTCACCGTGCGCTGTACGGAGTGCAGCCACGTCCACAAGACCAAAATCGAGGCCGAGGAGGAAGTCGAGCGCGACGTTATCGTCTCCCAAGACGGCGACTCCTTTACCGCCACGGTCGAGGCCCCGCCCGAGGAGACCGTCGCGTCCGGCGAGGAGTTCGTCCTCGAGACGCCCGAGGCCATCATGGTCGTACGAATCACCGACCTCCAACTCGGCGACGAGAAGCGCACCGACGAGGCCAAAGTCGAGGACGTCGAGACGTTCTGGACCCGCGCCGTGGACAACGTTCGGGTCAACGTCACCATCAACCCGAGCGTGGGCAACCGCGACGACTCCCGGAGCGTCAAAATCGACGTGCCCGGCGACAAGGAGTTCGAGGTCGGCAAAATCGAGGAGTTCGGCGACGAGGAGTTCGAGGTCAAGTCCATCGCGGTCCGCGACGACGCGACCGGCTATCACTTCAACCCGATGAGCGAGGAGGGCGACAGCGCCGTCGCCAAAGACATCAAGCGCGTCTACGCCGACGACCAGACCTCCTCGGCGTGGTCCGCGTGGTAA
- a CDS encoding CHY zinc finger protein codes for MEREIHGQRVRGVEVDSETRCAHYDTDRDVVALRFACCEAYFPCFRCHEETADHETERLPVESDASAVLCGACGAGLTPREFVEGDHRCPDCGAEFNPGCGDHYDLYFDFEA; via the coding sequence ATGGAGCGCGAGATTCACGGCCAGCGGGTCCGCGGCGTCGAAGTCGATTCGGAGACGCGCTGTGCCCACTACGACACTGACCGCGACGTGGTAGCCCTGCGGTTCGCCTGCTGTGAGGCGTATTTCCCGTGCTTTCGGTGCCACGAGGAGACCGCGGACCACGAGACTGAGCGCCTGCCAGTCGAGAGTGACGCGTCGGCGGTACTGTGCGGGGCCTGCGGTGCGGGCCTGACGCCGCGGGAGTTCGTGGAGGGCGACCATCGGTGTCCGGACTGTGGCGCTGAGTTCAATCCGGGGTGTGGGGACCACTACGACCTCTACTTCGATTTCGAAGCGTAG
- a CDS encoding protein-L-isoaspartate(D-aspartate) O-methyltransferase, with protein sequence MFGDGGDDRRRGDSEPGDDYQQARERMVEQLARREEFDDSTLDVMRSVPRHEFVPPTHRDRAYEDRPLPIGSDQTISAPHMVAVMVQLLGLDSGERVLEIGTGCGYHAAVTAEVVGPENVYSVEYHESLARQTRDRFDRLGYGDISVRVGDGHEGWPEFAPYDAAYLTCAADDFPTGVVEQVRPGGRLLAPIGTTTQRLVFARRRADGGLDRETHGRVRFVPMQED encoded by the coding sequence ATGTTCGGGGATGGGGGAGACGACCGGAGACGAGGCGACAGCGAACCGGGCGACGACTACCAACAGGCCCGCGAGCGGATGGTCGAGCAACTCGCCCGCCGCGAGGAGTTCGACGATTCGACCCTCGACGTGATGCGGAGCGTCCCGCGCCACGAGTTCGTCCCGCCGACACACCGCGACCGGGCTTACGAGGACCGACCGCTTCCCATCGGGAGCGACCAGACCATCAGCGCGCCCCACATGGTCGCTGTCATGGTGCAGTTGCTCGGCCTCGATTCGGGCGAGCGGGTCCTCGAAATCGGCACCGGATGCGGGTACCACGCCGCGGTCACGGCCGAAGTTGTCGGTCCGGAGAACGTCTACAGCGTCGAGTACCACGAGTCGCTGGCCCGCCAGACCCGCGACCGGTTCGACCGACTGGGCTACGGCGACATCTCGGTCCGGGTCGGCGACGGCCACGAAGGCTGGCCCGAGTTCGCGCCCTACGACGCCGCCTACCTGACCTGCGCCGCAGACGACTTTCCGACCGGCGTCGTGGAGCAGGTTCGGCCCGGCGGGCGACTGCTGGCACCCATCGGCACCACGACCCAGCGACTCGTCTTCGCCCGCCGACGCGCCGACGGCGGCTTGGACCGCGAGACCCACGGCCGGGTGCGGTTCGTCCCGATGCAGGAAGACTAA
- a CDS encoding class I SAM-dependent methyltransferase encodes MDYREALLLWAARETGVLEAVVTDAETPAEVAASAGVTERSARITLDAMAELGYLEVVAGEDAGADAEEQLDKQYEITNRALGFVAKADVRSIGSVPHTLDCVDRWIRLPETMQTGELPDSDPSDDWTANFVGAMANIDDAAVRASVTAAVHRNPDAERVLDAGGGPGVFAKEFVRRGFDVTLVDQPDVIDIDRRFLEHEPIELVEGDITDELPGEEGDFGLVFCSRVAHSLGPDENRRFVSHAYDALEPGGAVVLTDTVRGRADGSALFGAHMLAQTENGDTYTEEQFGNWLRDAGFVDVEIRDVPGLDQQVIAGRRPGD; translated from the coding sequence ATGGACTACCGCGAAGCACTCCTTCTCTGGGCCGCCCGCGAGACGGGGGTCCTCGAAGCAGTCGTGACCGACGCCGAGACGCCCGCAGAAGTCGCCGCGTCTGCCGGCGTCACCGAGCGGTCGGCCCGGATTACCCTCGACGCGATGGCCGAGTTGGGGTATCTGGAGGTCGTCGCCGGGGAAGATGCCGGAGCGGACGCCGAGGAGCAACTGGACAAGCAGTACGAGATTACGAACCGCGCGCTCGGGTTCGTCGCCAAGGCCGACGTGCGCTCCATCGGGTCGGTCCCGCATACTCTCGACTGCGTGGACCGCTGGATTCGGCTTCCCGAGACGATGCAGACCGGCGAGTTGCCAGACTCGGACCCCTCCGACGACTGGACCGCGAACTTCGTGGGGGCGATGGCGAACATCGACGATGCCGCGGTCCGGGCCAGCGTCACCGCCGCAGTTCACCGGAACCCCGACGCCGAGCGCGTGCTGGACGCCGGAGGAGGCCCCGGTGTCTTCGCCAAGGAGTTCGTCCGGCGAGGCTTCGACGTGACGCTGGTGGACCAACCCGACGTAATCGACATCGACCGGCGGTTTCTGGAACACGAACCCATCGAGTTGGTCGAGGGAGACATCACCGACGAGTTGCCGGGCGAGGAGGGCGACTTCGGCCTCGTTTTCTGCTCCCGAGTCGCCCATTCACTCGGTCCCGACGAGAACCGGCGATTCGTCTCTCACGCCTACGACGCCCTCGAACCCGGCGGTGCGGTCGTGCTGACCGACACGGTTCGGGGCCGGGCCGACGGTTCAGCCTTGTTCGGAGCGCACATGCTGGCCCAGACCGAGAACGGCGATACCTACACCGAGGAGCAATTCGGAAACTGGCTCCGAGACGCCGGATTTGTGGACGTGGAAATCCGGGACGTGCCGGGCCTCGACCAGCAGGTCATCGCCGGACGGCGGCCGGGCGATTGA